The Fulvivirga ligni genome window below encodes:
- a CDS encoding GH92 family glycosyl hydrolase, with the protein MIRFFLPIAILMILSGCTVERDASETNNFISYSDFVDPYIGTGFHGHVFLGANVPFGAVQLGPTNLTEGWDWCSGYHYSDTTVIGFSHTHLSGTGIGDLGDVLLMPTTGEVNLNRGSIKDSTMDEGYVAYYSHKDEEVRPGYYGVWIDKYQVAVELTATKRAGFQHYNYKSSGSYNVILDLERGIGWDSPTDTQIEWINDSTIQGFRYSKGWAVNQRIYFYMKLSSPLSKLVTDKNEVFTGGAMLEGQKLKVALVFDKLANGDLMIKTGISPVSIENARDNLSKEIPNWDFQEVASVANREWNQELSKVQVSMPTEKQMKVFYTSLYHTMIAPSIFQDINGQYRGADGKVYTDTSFHNYTTYSLWDTYRAAHPLYTLVQAERVKDFVKSFLNIYNQQGKLPIWHLVGNETDCMVGYPSIPVIADAYFKGFDVDGELAFKAMKASSMRDDYGMKYIKEKGYIPADLEKESVSKALEYCLADWSIAYMAKSLGKTEDYLYFNKRAHAYEQYFDKDSQFMRAKLDDGSFRSPLNPFTSTHIWGDYTEGNAWQYTWLVPHDVEGLISLFGSEESFEKKLDSLFIVEGDLGKEASPDISGLIGQYAQGNEPSHHIPYLYNYVGKPWKTADKVRYIMDSLYQDIPAGICGNEDVGQMSAWYVLSALGFYQLSPANGDFLFGSPIIENATLYIGGNKLDIIVNNNSSTNKYIQQVAWNGQQYMSSAIPYSMLSKGGVLIIEMGDKPSSEFGVLDKNRPASIPKHFIK; encoded by the coding sequence ATGATCAGGTTTTTCTTACCAATAGCAATCTTAATGATATTGAGCGGTTGCACCGTTGAACGTGATGCTTCAGAAACTAATAATTTTATTAGCTATAGTGATTTTGTAGATCCATATATAGGTACAGGTTTTCACGGACATGTCTTCTTAGGCGCCAACGTTCCGTTCGGAGCAGTTCAGTTAGGCCCTACCAACCTTACTGAAGGTTGGGACTGGTGCTCAGGGTATCATTATAGCGACACCACTGTTATCGGCTTTTCTCATACCCATCTTAGTGGTACGGGTATAGGTGATCTTGGAGATGTTTTACTTATGCCTACTACGGGTGAAGTTAATTTAAATAGAGGGTCTATAAAAGATTCAACTATGGACGAAGGGTATGTGGCCTATTATAGTCATAAAGATGAGGAAGTGCGTCCAGGATATTATGGGGTATGGATAGATAAATATCAAGTGGCAGTAGAACTTACAGCTACTAAGCGCGCCGGTTTTCAGCATTATAATTATAAGAGTTCCGGTTCATACAATGTTATACTGGACCTAGAAAGAGGTATTGGCTGGGATTCGCCCACTGATACACAGATTGAATGGATTAATGACAGCACTATTCAGGGCTTTAGATATTCTAAAGGGTGGGCGGTAAATCAAAGAATATATTTCTATATGAAATTATCTTCGCCATTAAGCAAATTGGTGACGGATAAAAATGAAGTGTTTACAGGTGGAGCTATGCTGGAAGGGCAAAAGTTAAAAGTAGCACTAGTTTTCGATAAGCTTGCTAATGGAGATTTAATGATTAAAACCGGAATATCTCCTGTAAGTATAGAAAATGCTCGTGACAATCTTTCGAAAGAGATTCCCAATTGGGATTTTCAGGAGGTGGCTTCGGTTGCGAATAGAGAATGGAATCAGGAGCTAAGCAAAGTGCAGGTTTCTATGCCCACTGAGAAACAAATGAAAGTTTTTTATACTTCATTGTACCACACCATGATAGCTCCATCAATTTTTCAGGATATAAATGGTCAATATCGTGGTGCTGATGGAAAAGTATATACAGACACTAGCTTCCATAACTATACAACTTATTCGCTATGGGATACCTACAGAGCGGCACATCCATTATATACCCTAGTGCAAGCAGAGAGGGTCAAGGATTTTGTGAAAAGTTTTTTGAACATATATAATCAACAAGGCAAGCTTCCGATTTGGCATTTGGTGGGTAATGAGACTGATTGCATGGTAGGTTATCCTTCTATACCAGTGATAGCGGATGCTTATTTTAAAGGGTTTGATGTTGATGGAGAATTGGCCTTTAAAGCTATGAAAGCTTCCTCCATGCGTGATGATTATGGAATGAAGTATATTAAAGAGAAAGGGTATATACCGGCAGATCTTGAGAAGGAATCTGTATCGAAGGCGTTGGAATATTGCCTGGCAGATTGGAGTATAGCCTATATGGCCAAGTCGCTGGGTAAAACTGAGGATTATCTATATTTCAATAAAAGAGCTCATGCTTATGAGCAGTATTTTGATAAAGATTCTCAATTCATGAGAGCCAAATTGGATGATGGCAGTTTCCGCTCACCTCTTAATCCTTTCACATCTACACATATTTGGGGTGATTACACTGAAGGAAATGCCTGGCAATATACATGGCTGGTTCCTCACGATGTGGAGGGCCTTATTTCTTTATTTGGCAGTGAGGAATCTTTTGAAAAGAAGTTAGATAGCTTATTCATAGTTGAAGGGGATCTTGGTAAAGAAGCCTCACCTGATATTTCAGGTCTTATAGGTCAATACGCTCAAGGTAATGAGCCTAGTCATCATATACCATACTTATATAATTATGTAGGTAAGCCGTGGAAGACCGCAGATAAGGTTCGATATATCATGGACAGCCTCTATCAGGATATTCCAGCTGGTATTTGCGGTAATGAAGACGTTGGCCAAATGTCAGCTTGGTATGTGCTGTCCGCACTTGGTTTTTATCAGCTCAGTCCGGCGAATGGCGATTTTCTATTTGGTAGCCCGATCATTGAAAATGCCACTTTATACATCGGGGGCAATAAGTTAGATATAATAGTAAATAACAATAGCTCCACTAATAAGTATATTCAGCAGGTAGCATGGAATGGCCAGCAGTATATGAGCTCTGCAATACCCTATTCTATGCTTTCAAAAGGCGGTGTATTAATCATAGAAATGGGTGACAAGCCTTCTTCTGAATTTGGAGTTTTAGATAAAAATAGACCAGCTTCTATTCCAAAGCACTTTATCAAATAG